One window of Thermacetogenium phaeum DSM 12270 genomic DNA carries:
- a CDS encoding ATP-binding protein: MEQQTAAGYSHKAFSTEVGKGKALFTIFAGLCKGCGLCREKCPERALEWSHNLGVYGTPTVAPTAELCKACRICEQVCPDCAIAITRLKRD, encoded by the coding sequence ATGGAGCAGCAGACAGCGGCCGGCTACTCGCATAAGGCTTTCAGCACCGAAGTAGGCAAGGGAAAGGCGTTGTTTACCATCTTTGCGGGGCTCTGTAAGGGGTGCGGCCTCTGCAGGGAAAAGTGCCCTGAGCGCGCCCTGGAGTGGTCGCATAACCTGGGTGTGTACGGGACGCCGACGGTTGCTCCCACTGCCGAACTCTGTAAGGCCTGCCGCATCTGTGAGCAGGTCTGCCCCGACTGTGCGATTGCTATTACGAGGTTAAAAAGGGATTGA
- a CDS encoding 2-oxoacid:acceptor oxidoreductase family protein produces the protein MGKTVKIVLAGEGGQGVQSVAQILTDAAALEGKEILYIPNFGVEQRGGVSIAYVQIGDERIGAPKFKTGDIVIALSDRAVRRIRMHSGPSTLFVYDSSIQGVENDLPQNARKILVIPALETANKELHPRVFNVLIMGAVIGATGVTTVEKAKEAIENRLGYKFEKDPDLRELNFRALEKGVAMVAEMGVQ, from the coding sequence ATGGGTAAGACAGTCAAGATCGTCCTTGCCGGGGAAGGCGGTCAGGGTGTGCAGTCGGTAGCCCAGATCCTCACGGATGCCGCCGCTCTGGAAGGCAAAGAGATCCTCTATATCCCCAACTTTGGAGTCGAGCAGAGGGGTGGCGTCTCCATCGCCTATGTCCAGATCGGAGATGAGAGGATCGGTGCGCCCAAGTTCAAGACCGGGGATATCGTCATCGCCCTCAGCGATCGGGCGGTGCGCCGGATCAGGATGCATTCCGGCCCCTCGACTCTCTTTGTCTATGATTCCAGCATCCAAGGCGTAGAGAACGACCTCCCCCAAAATGCCAGGAAGATCCTGGTGATCCCCGCTCTGGAGACCGCCAACAAGGAACTGCACCCGCGGGTGTTTAACGTCCTGATCATGGGCGCCGTCATCGGAGCAACGGGAGTAACCACGGTGGAGAAGGCCAAAGAGGCCATCGAGAACAGGCTCGGTTACAAGTTCGAAAAAGACCCCGACCTCCGGGAGCTCAACTTCCGCGCCCTGGAGAAGGGTGTCGCCATGGTGGCGGAAATGGGGGTGCAATAA
- a CDS encoding thiamine pyrophosphate-dependent enzyme has translation MQVTEKLIVEPKMPKSWNRASKPHKFCPGCGHGLVLKALGEAIDELGIQDRVVFGCDIGCSLLSWDFFNVDTVQTHHGRTTPVMVGIKRANPELITIAYMGDGGGYAIGSQHLVNAANRNDLITVILVNNTVYAMTGGQMAPTTMPDQKTETTPYGRDIKDAGYPMLGPEMVAAISHEGAYVARGTIARFRQLKKYIMKALVNQMTGRGFSFVEALSTCPTNWRTNAEKTWDFVENVMPRYFPTGEFRVTGGREE, from the coding sequence GTGCAGGTAACGGAGAAGCTGATCGTAGAGCCTAAGATGCCTAAAAGCTGGAACCGGGCATCCAAGCCCCACAAGTTCTGCCCCGGATGCGGCCACGGGCTGGTTCTCAAAGCGCTCGGTGAGGCAATAGACGAGCTGGGGATCCAGGACCGGGTGGTGTTTGGATGCGATATCGGATGCTCCCTTTTGTCCTGGGACTTTTTCAATGTCGATACCGTCCAGACCCATCACGGGAGAACAACACCCGTTATGGTCGGGATCAAGCGGGCCAATCCGGAGCTTATCACCATCGCCTACATGGGGGACGGAGGCGGCTACGCCATCGGTTCCCAGCACCTGGTCAACGCCGCCAACCGGAATGATCTGATAACGGTGATCCTGGTCAACAACACCGTCTACGCCATGACCGGTGGACAGATGGCACCTACCACCATGCCCGATCAGAAGACGGAGACCACTCCCTACGGGCGGGATATCAAGGATGCCGGCTACCCGATGCTCGGCCCCGAGATGGTGGCGGCCATTTCCCATGAGGGGGCGTATGTCGCCAGGGGGACCATCGCCAGGTTCCGCCAGCTGAAGAAATACATCATGAAGGCCCTGGTGAACCAGATGACCGGCAGAGGTTTCTCCTTCGTCGAGGCCCTCTCCACCTGCCCCACCAACTGGCGCACCAATGCTGAGAAGACCTGGGACTTCGTGGAAAACGTCATGCCCCGGTATTTCCCTACCGGCGAATTCCGGGTCACCGGCGGGAGGGAGGAGTAA